The Humulus lupulus chromosome 3, drHumLupu1.1, whole genome shotgun sequence genome window below encodes:
- the LOC133825818 gene encoding cycloartenol synthase 2-like → MTCLFSQEDLYCPHPLVQDILWVTLHKAVEPVLMNWPGKKLREKALRSAMEHIHYEDENTRYVCIGPVNKVLNMLCCWVEDPNSEAFKLHLPRINDYLWIAEDGMKMQGYNGSQLWDTSFAAQAIMSTDLVKEYSITLRKAHEFIKTSQVLEDCLGDLDNWYRHISKGAWPFSTRDHGWPISDCTAEGLKATLLLSKPPSDIVGEPLEPNRIYDAVNVILSLQNGDGGFATYELTRSYH, encoded by the exons ATGACATGTTTGTTTTCACAGGAAGATTTGTATTGCCCGCATCCACTAGTTCAAGATATCCTCTGGGTGACTCTTCACAAGGCTGTTGAACCAGTTCTGATGAATTGGCCAGGAAAAAAATTGAGAGAAAAGGCTCTCCGCTCAGCAATGGAGCATATACACTATGAAGATGAGAACACTCGTTATGTTTGCATTGGACCTGTGAATAAG GTATTAAACATGCTTTGCTGTTGGGTTGAAGATCCAAATTCAGAGGCTTTCAAGTTGCACCTTCCAAGAATCAATGATTATCTATGGATTGCTGAAGATGGCATGAAAATGCAG GGGTATAATGGAAGTCAATTATGGGACACTAGTTTTGCTGCTCAGGCAATTATGTCAACTGATCTTGTCAAAGAATACAGCATAACTTTAAGAAAGGCACATGAGTTCATTAAAACTTCACAG GTTTTAGAAGATTGCCTAGGTGATCTTGATAATTGGTATCGCCACATTTCAAAGGGTGCTTGGCCTTTCTCCACTCGTGATCATGGTTGGCCCATCTCAGATTGTACAGCAGAAGGATTAAAA GCTACTCTTCTATTATCAAAACCTCCCTCAGATATTGTTGGTGAACCATTAGAGCCAAATCGTATATATGATGCTGTCAATGTCATTCTCTCATTACAG AATGGAGATGGTGGCTTTGCAACATATGAACTCACTAGATCCTACCATTAG